A single window of Larus michahellis chromosome 17, bLarMic1.1, whole genome shotgun sequence DNA harbors:
- the ARHGEF12 gene encoding rho guanine nucleotide exchange factor 12 isoform X5, with protein MRAGVQTGDRIIKVNGTLVTHSNHLEVVKLIKSGSYVALTVQGRPPGSPQIPLADSEVDLAAFGHMSPIMTSPHSPGTSGNAERITSPVLVGEENNIVHNQKVEILRKMLQKEQERLQSLQEEYSRSPTTRLLKEIQETKKHIPQLQEQLSKATGCAQDGVLSSRSATESLQINEVEAESGDGVSKLDYSGDSPSRPSSDIADSPRSGLKERIYPDESPEKTEVQDTDSQSSVGSPLSRVGPQIIGAEDDDFDTEQEQINGQCSCFQNIELLKSRPAHLAVLLHHVVSQFDPAALLCYLYTDLYKQTNSKETRRVFLEFYQFFLDRAANLKVPVPDEISLELERRRPELLPEELHRQFIQTMQDKVCPEVQRNLEDFRQKRSMGLTLAEGELTKLDAERVRDRNAVEKERACAEQIITKIEEVLMTSQPLEEDKSSTMQYVILTYMKHLGVKVKEPRNLEQKRGRIGFLPKIKQSIKKEKEGEEKGKRRGFPNILGPPRRPSRHDSSAIGRAMEMQKPRHPKHLPTASSVSPEPPDSSKMRQSGSSSDGTDAPYPPANPMSPLAMGPFSSPEGSKDSETGLKQTGEAPPANDCMDGTPRTPNNTFEFPSPLENLQEEEGESERVVDMGTPKPFRKMDSVGFADVQSEDELYDFDMDMDPPNWQQLVSREVLMGLKPYEIKRQEVINELFYTERAHVRTLKVLHNVFYQRVTREGILNSSDKRKIFSNLEDILGLHVALNDQMKAVRKRNETSVIGQIGEDLLSWFSGPAEEKLKHATATFCSNQPFALEVIKSRQKKDSRFQTFVQDAESNPLCRRLQLKDIIPTEMQRLTKYPLLLDNIAKYTELPEEKEKVKKAADHCRQILNHVNQAVKESENKQHLEDYQRRLDLSYLKQSEDPMMDEFRNLDLTKRKMLHEGPLTWKVNRDKTIDLYTLLLEDILVLLQKQDDKLVLKCHSKILASTADSKHTFSPIIKLNTVLVRQVATDNKAFFVISMSENGAHIYELVAQTVSEKNVWQDLIAQMAGTVKMGSTRRVIPLPQSGPGEEEREEEEQQKLKEQHDIPASSLQSPDKDLGLESPLILSAQSSSPIMSEKSKVESLLVSERQFDKVQQADLTLKDSSACYEHTTTSLPSVSEGQWALDALRNLGLLKQLLVQQLGFSEKGTFEGRQRFPRFRTVSQEAQTESGSEPGLQHSDNNKLHQPGTDRTLPRTGTNESTASYGLRTSSESPASGDAMQLVMRDPRSSSNLAIDRMSMNLEISTAELEGVGADDSGEHFFDAREAHSDENPSESELMERKEEEDVQIRISGNYLILDGYGTVQESSTDEEVSSLVLQCTAGGRTSLDSAQQQPLSPRDTQSDGESSPFTEEMMGSRWAGVEESCSFVASPHFSIESRVQMMQYIQKIEDDLEKLKEVEEDYTILRRQGLAGSASMGEHSDKS; from the exons ATGCGGGCTGGAGTGCAAACAGGTGATAGAATTATCAAG GTGAATGGCACTCTTGTAACACATTCAAACCATTTGGAGGTGGTAAAGCTGATCAAGT CGGGTTCCTATGTAGCTCTCACTGTGCAGGGGCGCCCACCAGGGTCGCCCCAGATTCCATTAGCTGATTCTGAAGTAGATCTGGCAGCATTTGGGCATATGTCTCCCATCATGACATCTCCTCATTCACCTGGCACATCAGGAAATGCAGAAAGGATAACTAGCCCAGTGCTTGTCGGG GAGGAGAATAATATTGTCCACAACCAGAAGGTGGAGATTCTGAGAAAGATGCTACAGAAGGAGCAGGAGCGGCTGCAG tcTCTGCAAGAAGAGTATAGCCGATCACCCACCACGCGACTGCTCAAAGAGATACAGGAAACGAAGAAACACATTCCTCAGCTGCAAGAGCAGTTGTCCAAAGCCACAGGCTGTGCTCAG GATGGAGTCTTGTCCTCCAGGTCTGCAACGGAATCGCTGCAGATCAATGAAGTGGAGGCAGAGAGTGGGGATGGTGTGAGCAAACTGGATTACAGTGGTGACAGCCCCTCTCGACCAAGCAGTGACATTGCTGAT AGTCCTCGTAGTGGCTTGAAGGAGCGGATTTATCCAGATGAGAGCCCGGAAAAGACTGAGGTTCAGGATACT GATTCGCAATCCAGTGTTGGAAGTCCTTTATCCCGCGTGGGGCCTCAGATCATTGGAGCAGAGGATGATGACTTCGACACTGAACAGGAGCAG ATTAATGGACAGTGCAGCTGTTTCCAAAACATTGAGCTCCTGAAATCTCGCCCAGCACACCTGGCTGTTCTTCTGCATCATGTGGTGTCCCAGTTTGACCCTGCAGCATTG TTGTGCTACCTTTACACAGACTTGTACAAGCAGACCAACTCCAAAGAGACGCGGCGTGTCTTCCTTGAGTTTTACCAGTTCTTCTTGGACCGAGCTGCA aaTCTAAAAGTTCCAGTTCCAGATGAAATCTCCTTAGAACTAG AAAGAAGGCGGCCAGAActccttcctgaagagcttcaTCGCCAGTTCATACAAACTATGCAAGATAAAGTCTGTCCAGAAGTTCAAAGAAATCTGGAAGATTTCAG GCAGAAACGAAGTATGGGATTGACCCTTGCAGAAGGAGAGCTAACCAAGCTGGATGCAGAAAGAGTTCGTGACCGGAATGCAGTGGAGAAGGAAAGAGCATGTGCAGAACAGATTATTACTAAAATTGAGGAAGTCTT gatGACATCTCAGCCTTTGGAagaagacaagag TTCCACAATGCAGTATGTGATTCTTACTTACATGAAACACCTGGGAGTCAAAGTTAAAGAACCTCGGAACCTGGAGCAGAAGCGTGGTCGCATTGGTTTCTTGCCGAAGATCAAG CAAAGTatcaagaaagagaaagaaggagaagaaaaaggaaagagaagaggctTTCCTAATATTCTTGGCCCACCAAGGAGACCGAGTCGACATGATAGCAGTGCAA TTGGCAGAGCCATGGAAATGCAGAAGCCCCGACATCCAAAGCACTTACCTACAGCATCTTCTGTTAGCCCAGAGCCACCAGATTCTAGCAAGATGCGCCAGAGTGGGTCCTCCAGTGATGGAACAGATGCGCCATACCCTCCTGCCAACCCAATGTCTCCTTTGGCAATGGgtcccttttcctctccagaaGGAAGCAAAGACAGTGAAACAG GTTTGAAGCAGACTGGAGAAGCTCCACCTGCTAATGACTGTATGGATGGCACACCCCGCACACCTAATAATACCTTTGAATTCCCATCTCCTTTGGAAAACttgcaggaggaagaaggagaatcAGAGAG GGTGGTTGACATGGGAACACCAAAGCCTTTTCGCAA AATGGACAGTGTTGGTTTCGCAGATGTACAAAGTGAGGACGAGCTATATGATTTTGACATGGACATGGACCCCCCCAACTGGCAACAACTTGTGAGCCGGGAAGTGTTGATGGGGCTGAAACCCTATGAAATCAAGCGCCAAGAAGTGATTAATG AATTGTTTTACACTGAGAGAGCTCATGTCCGCACGCTGAAGGTTCTGCATAATGTCTTCTACCAGCGTGTCACCCGGGAAGGGATCCTGAACTCCAGTGACAAACGGAAAATCTTTTCCAATCTGGAGGATATCCTTGGGCTTCATG ttgcattGAATGATCAGATGAAAGCAGTCCGAAAAAGGAACGAGACTTCTGTTATTGGCCAAATTGGGGAAGACTTGCTTTCCTGG TTTAGCGGACCAGCAGAGGAGAAGCTGAAACATGCAACTGCCACTTTCTGCAGTAACCAGCCCTTTGCTCTAGAGGTCATCAAGTCCCGCCAGAAGAAGGACTCTCGCTTCCAGACCTTTGTGCAG GATGCTGAGAGTAATCCACTGTGTCGCCGGTTGCAGCTGAAGGATATCATTCCCACAGAGATGCAGAGGTTGACTAAGTACCCCCTTCTGCTGGATAACATTGCTAAGTACACAG aactgcctgaagagaaagagaaagtgaAGAAAGCAGCAGATCATTGTCGTCAGATCCTTAACCACGTGAACCAGGCAGTCAAAGAGTCTGAGAACAAGCAG CATTTGGAAGACTATCAGCGTCGTCTTGACCTGTCCTACTTGAAGCAGTCTGAGGATCCCATGATGGATGAGTTCAGG AACTTGGAtctaacaaagagaaaaatgcttCATGAAGGACCTCTAACTTGGAAGGTTAATCGTGACAAAACTATCG ACCTCTACACTCTGCTTCTAGAGGACATTCTGGTGCTGTTGCAGAAACAAGATGATAAACTGGTATTGAAGTGTCACAGTAAAATCTTGGCATCGACAGCTGATAGTAAACACACCTTCAGTCCTATCATCAAATTGAACACCGTTCTGGTTCGTCAGGTGGCAACAG ATAACAAAGCTTTCTTCGTCATCTCCATGTCAGAAAATGGCGCTCATATTTATGAGCTGGTGGCACAGACTGTTTCAGAAAAGAATGT ATGGCAGGACCTTATAGCTCAGATGGCAGGAACTGTAAAAATGGGGAGTACCAGAAGAGTGATTCCATTACCACAGTCAGGACCTGGCGA agaggagcgtgaagaagaggagcagcagaagctCAAAGAGCAGCATGACATTCCTGCCAGTAGTCTACAAAGTCCAG ATAAGGATTTGGGCCTCGAGTCTCCTTTAATACTGAGTGCTCAGTCTTCTTCACCCATCATGTCTGAAAAGTCCAAGGTAGAAAGTCTTCTTGTGTCAGAAAGACAGTTTGATAAAGTGCAGCAGGCAGACCTGACACTGAAAGATTCTTCTGCATGCTATGAACACACAACCACCAGTTTGCCTTCCGTATCAGAAGGACAGTGGGCATTGGATGCATTAAGGAACT TGGGCTTGCTGAAACAATTGTTGGTACAGCAACTTGGCTTTTCCGAGAAGGGGACCTTTGAAGGCCGGCAGCGCTTTCCTAGGTTTAGAACCGTTTCTCAAGAAGCCCAAACAGAGAGTGGAAGTGAGCCTGGACTACAGCACTCTGACAATAACAAACTTCACCAGCCTGGAACAGACAGAACACTTCCAAGAACCGGAACTAATGAGTCCACAGCTAGTTATGGCCTCCGGACTTCATCTGAATCGCCAGCTTCAGGGGATGCCATGCAGCTGGTTATGAGAGACCCCAGATCAAGTAGTAACTTAGCAATAGACCGCATGAGTATGAATCTGGAGATTTCAACTGCAGAGCTGGAAGGGGTGGGTGCTGATGATAGTGGGGAGCATTTTTTTGACGCTCGAGAAGCTCACAGTGATGAAAATCCATCAGAAAGTGAACTaatggaaaggaaggaggaagaggatgtaCAAATACGGATCTCAG
- the ARHGEF12 gene encoding rho guanine nucleotide exchange factor 12 isoform X1, which produces MSGTQSTITDRFPLKKPTRHGSILSRESPADKKQKVERCSSTHDFDPTDSSSKKTKSSSEESRSETYGLVQRCVVIQRDENGFGLTVSGDNPVFVQSVKEDGAAMRAGVQTGDRIIKVNGTLVTHSNHLEVVKLIKSGSYVALTVQGRPPGSPQIPLADSEVDLAAFGHMSPIMTSPHSPGTSGNAERITSPVLVGEENNIVHNQKVEILRKMLQKEQERLQSLQEEYSRSPTTRLLKEIQETKKHIPQLQEQLSKATGCAQDGVLSSRSATESLQINEVEAESGDGVSKLDYSGDSPSRPSSDIADSPRSGLKERIYPDESPEKTEVQDTDSQSSVGSPLSRVGPQIIGAEDDDFDTEQEQINGQCSCFQNIELLKSRPAHLAVLLHHVVSQFDPAALLCYLYTDLYKQTNSKETRRVFLEFYQFFLDRAANLKVPVPDEISLELERRRPELLPEELHRQFIQTMQDKVCPEVQRNLEDFRQKRSMGLTLAEGELTKLDAERVRDRNAVEKERACAEQIITKIEEVLMTSQPLEEDKSSTMQYVILTYMKHLGVKVKEPRNLEQKRGRIGFLPKIKVQSIKKEKEGEEKGKRRGFPNILGPPRRPSRHDSSAIGRAMEMQKPRHPKHLPTASSVSPEPPDSSKMRQSGSSSDGTDAPYPPANPMSPLAMGPFSSPEGSKDSETGLKQTGEAPPANDCMDGTPRTPNNTFEFPSPLENLQEEEGESERVVDMGTPKPFRKMDSVGFADVQSEDELYDFDMDMDPPNWQQLVSREVLMGLKPYEIKRQEVINELFYTERAHVRTLKVLHNVFYQRVTREGILNSSDKRKIFSNLEDILGLHVALNDQMKAVRKRNETSVIGQIGEDLLSWFSGPAEEKLKHATATFCSNQPFALEVIKSRQKKDSRFQTFVQDAESNPLCRRLQLKDIIPTEMQRLTKYPLLLDNIAKYTELPEEKEKVKKAADHCRQILNHVNQAVKESENKQHLEDYQRRLDLSYLKQSEDPMMDEFRNLDLTKRKMLHEGPLTWKVNRDKTIDLYTLLLEDILVLLQKQDDKLVLKCHSKILASTADSKHTFSPIIKLNTVLVRQVATDNKAFFVISMSENGAHIYELVAQTVSEKNVWQDLIAQMAGTVKMGSTRRVIPLPQSGPGEEEREEEEQQKLKEQHDIPASSLQSPDKDLGLESPLILSAQSSSPIMSEKSKVESLLVSERQFDKVQQADLTLKDSSACYEHTTTSLPSVSEGQWALDALRNLGLLKQLLVQQLGFSEKGTFEGRQRFPRFRTVSQEAQTESGSEPGLQHSDNNKLHQPGTDRTLPRTGTNESTASYGLRTSSESPASGDAMQLVMRDPRSSSNLAIDRMSMNLEISTAELEGVGADDSGEHFFDAREAHSDENPSESELMERKEEEDVQIRISGNYLILDGYGTVQESSTDEEVSSLVLQCTAGGRTSLDSAQQQPLSPRDTQSDGESSPFTEEMMGSRWAGVEESCSFVASPHFSIESRVQMMQYIQKIEDDLEKLKEVEEDYTILRRQGLAGSASMGEHSDKS; this is translated from the exons gtttCCTCTCAAAAAACCTACAAG ACACGGCAGCATTCTGAGCAGAGAGTCTCCAGCTGACAAGAAACAGAAGGTTGAACGCTGCAGTAGTACGCACGACTTTGATCCGACAG ATAGCTCCTCCAAGAAGACAAAGTCTAGTTCGGAGGAGAGTAGATCCGAGACGTATG GTCTTGTTCAACGGTGTGTTGTTATCCAACGGGATGAGAACGGATTTGGGCTGACAGTCAGTGGAGACAATCCAGTCTTCGTGCAGTCCGTCAAAGAAG ATGGAGCAGCCATGCGGGCTGGAGTGCAAACAGGTGATAGAATTATCAAG GTGAATGGCACTCTTGTAACACATTCAAACCATTTGGAGGTGGTAAAGCTGATCAAGT CGGGTTCCTATGTAGCTCTCACTGTGCAGGGGCGCCCACCAGGGTCGCCCCAGATTCCATTAGCTGATTCTGAAGTAGATCTGGCAGCATTTGGGCATATGTCTCCCATCATGACATCTCCTCATTCACCTGGCACATCAGGAAATGCAGAAAGGATAACTAGCCCAGTGCTTGTCGGG GAGGAGAATAATATTGTCCACAACCAGAAGGTGGAGATTCTGAGAAAGATGCTACAGAAGGAGCAGGAGCGGCTGCAG tcTCTGCAAGAAGAGTATAGCCGATCACCCACCACGCGACTGCTCAAAGAGATACAGGAAACGAAGAAACACATTCCTCAGCTGCAAGAGCAGTTGTCCAAAGCCACAGGCTGTGCTCAG GATGGAGTCTTGTCCTCCAGGTCTGCAACGGAATCGCTGCAGATCAATGAAGTGGAGGCAGAGAGTGGGGATGGTGTGAGCAAACTGGATTACAGTGGTGACAGCCCCTCTCGACCAAGCAGTGACATTGCTGAT AGTCCTCGTAGTGGCTTGAAGGAGCGGATTTATCCAGATGAGAGCCCGGAAAAGACTGAGGTTCAGGATACT GATTCGCAATCCAGTGTTGGAAGTCCTTTATCCCGCGTGGGGCCTCAGATCATTGGAGCAGAGGATGATGACTTCGACACTGAACAGGAGCAG ATTAATGGACAGTGCAGCTGTTTCCAAAACATTGAGCTCCTGAAATCTCGCCCAGCACACCTGGCTGTTCTTCTGCATCATGTGGTGTCCCAGTTTGACCCTGCAGCATTG TTGTGCTACCTTTACACAGACTTGTACAAGCAGACCAACTCCAAAGAGACGCGGCGTGTCTTCCTTGAGTTTTACCAGTTCTTCTTGGACCGAGCTGCA aaTCTAAAAGTTCCAGTTCCAGATGAAATCTCCTTAGAACTAG AAAGAAGGCGGCCAGAActccttcctgaagagcttcaTCGCCAGTTCATACAAACTATGCAAGATAAAGTCTGTCCAGAAGTTCAAAGAAATCTGGAAGATTTCAG GCAGAAACGAAGTATGGGATTGACCCTTGCAGAAGGAGAGCTAACCAAGCTGGATGCAGAAAGAGTTCGTGACCGGAATGCAGTGGAGAAGGAAAGAGCATGTGCAGAACAGATTATTACTAAAATTGAGGAAGTCTT gatGACATCTCAGCCTTTGGAagaagacaagag TTCCACAATGCAGTATGTGATTCTTACTTACATGAAACACCTGGGAGTCAAAGTTAAAGAACCTCGGAACCTGGAGCAGAAGCGTGGTCGCATTGGTTTCTTGCCGAAGATCAAGGTA CAAAGTatcaagaaagagaaagaaggagaagaaaaaggaaagagaagaggctTTCCTAATATTCTTGGCCCACCAAGGAGACCGAGTCGACATGATAGCAGTGCAA TTGGCAGAGCCATGGAAATGCAGAAGCCCCGACATCCAAAGCACTTACCTACAGCATCTTCTGTTAGCCCAGAGCCACCAGATTCTAGCAAGATGCGCCAGAGTGGGTCCTCCAGTGATGGAACAGATGCGCCATACCCTCCTGCCAACCCAATGTCTCCTTTGGCAATGGgtcccttttcctctccagaaGGAAGCAAAGACAGTGAAACAG GTTTGAAGCAGACTGGAGAAGCTCCACCTGCTAATGACTGTATGGATGGCACACCCCGCACACCTAATAATACCTTTGAATTCCCATCTCCTTTGGAAAACttgcaggaggaagaaggagaatcAGAGAG GGTGGTTGACATGGGAACACCAAAGCCTTTTCGCAA AATGGACAGTGTTGGTTTCGCAGATGTACAAAGTGAGGACGAGCTATATGATTTTGACATGGACATGGACCCCCCCAACTGGCAACAACTTGTGAGCCGGGAAGTGTTGATGGGGCTGAAACCCTATGAAATCAAGCGCCAAGAAGTGATTAATG AATTGTTTTACACTGAGAGAGCTCATGTCCGCACGCTGAAGGTTCTGCATAATGTCTTCTACCAGCGTGTCACCCGGGAAGGGATCCTGAACTCCAGTGACAAACGGAAAATCTTTTCCAATCTGGAGGATATCCTTGGGCTTCATG ttgcattGAATGATCAGATGAAAGCAGTCCGAAAAAGGAACGAGACTTCTGTTATTGGCCAAATTGGGGAAGACTTGCTTTCCTGG TTTAGCGGACCAGCAGAGGAGAAGCTGAAACATGCAACTGCCACTTTCTGCAGTAACCAGCCCTTTGCTCTAGAGGTCATCAAGTCCCGCCAGAAGAAGGACTCTCGCTTCCAGACCTTTGTGCAG GATGCTGAGAGTAATCCACTGTGTCGCCGGTTGCAGCTGAAGGATATCATTCCCACAGAGATGCAGAGGTTGACTAAGTACCCCCTTCTGCTGGATAACATTGCTAAGTACACAG aactgcctgaagagaaagagaaagtgaAGAAAGCAGCAGATCATTGTCGTCAGATCCTTAACCACGTGAACCAGGCAGTCAAAGAGTCTGAGAACAAGCAG CATTTGGAAGACTATCAGCGTCGTCTTGACCTGTCCTACTTGAAGCAGTCTGAGGATCCCATGATGGATGAGTTCAGG AACTTGGAtctaacaaagagaaaaatgcttCATGAAGGACCTCTAACTTGGAAGGTTAATCGTGACAAAACTATCG ACCTCTACACTCTGCTTCTAGAGGACATTCTGGTGCTGTTGCAGAAACAAGATGATAAACTGGTATTGAAGTGTCACAGTAAAATCTTGGCATCGACAGCTGATAGTAAACACACCTTCAGTCCTATCATCAAATTGAACACCGTTCTGGTTCGTCAGGTGGCAACAG ATAACAAAGCTTTCTTCGTCATCTCCATGTCAGAAAATGGCGCTCATATTTATGAGCTGGTGGCACAGACTGTTTCAGAAAAGAATGT ATGGCAGGACCTTATAGCTCAGATGGCAGGAACTGTAAAAATGGGGAGTACCAGAAGAGTGATTCCATTACCACAGTCAGGACCTGGCGA agaggagcgtgaagaagaggagcagcagaagctCAAAGAGCAGCATGACATTCCTGCCAGTAGTCTACAAAGTCCAG ATAAGGATTTGGGCCTCGAGTCTCCTTTAATACTGAGTGCTCAGTCTTCTTCACCCATCATGTCTGAAAAGTCCAAGGTAGAAAGTCTTCTTGTGTCAGAAAGACAGTTTGATAAAGTGCAGCAGGCAGACCTGACACTGAAAGATTCTTCTGCATGCTATGAACACACAACCACCAGTTTGCCTTCCGTATCAGAAGGACAGTGGGCATTGGATGCATTAAGGAACT TGGGCTTGCTGAAACAATTGTTGGTACAGCAACTTGGCTTTTCCGAGAAGGGGACCTTTGAAGGCCGGCAGCGCTTTCCTAGGTTTAGAACCGTTTCTCAAGAAGCCCAAACAGAGAGTGGAAGTGAGCCTGGACTACAGCACTCTGACAATAACAAACTTCACCAGCCTGGAACAGACAGAACACTTCCAAGAACCGGAACTAATGAGTCCACAGCTAGTTATGGCCTCCGGACTTCATCTGAATCGCCAGCTTCAGGGGATGCCATGCAGCTGGTTATGAGAGACCCCAGATCAAGTAGTAACTTAGCAATAGACCGCATGAGTATGAATCTGGAGATTTCAACTGCAGAGCTGGAAGGGGTGGGTGCTGATGATAGTGGGGAGCATTTTTTTGACGCTCGAGAAGCTCACAGTGATGAAAATCCATCAGAAAGTGAACTaatggaaaggaaggaggaagaggatgtaCAAATACGGATCTCAG